From Humibacter ginsenosidimutans, a single genomic window includes:
- a CDS encoding MBL fold metallo-hydrolase has translation MARSYRTYAHGPLASGIVVREPCLMTIASTSSVSSTIRARLIGGPTLQFGYAGLNIVIDPTFDAPGEYEGGITLRKLVGPAVPAADLGTIDLVLLSHDQHADNLDTSGRELLAGATTVLSTPDAASRIPGVTGLVPWQTTLVGAAEVEAVPALHGPNGAEEISGPVTGFVLRAPGAPVVYVSGDNASTDIVAEIVERTGPIDIAVLFAGAANVGRFGDVDVTLNARTAVIAAQLLGAARVVAVHAEGWDHFSETPERLARMFDRAGLADRLTIPTRGKWFEVA, from the coding sequence ATGGCCCGATCTTATCGAACATATGCCCATGGGCCACTGGCGTCAGGCATCGTAGTTCGCGAGCCTTGTCTCATGACCATCGCTTCGACATCATCTGTCTCCAGCACGATCCGCGCCCGGCTGATCGGCGGGCCCACTCTGCAGTTCGGTTACGCGGGCTTGAACATCGTCATCGACCCGACTTTCGACGCACCCGGCGAATACGAAGGCGGGATCACCCTGCGCAAGCTCGTCGGACCGGCGGTTCCCGCCGCGGACCTCGGGACCATCGATCTTGTGCTGCTGTCGCACGACCAGCACGCTGACAACCTCGACACGAGCGGCCGAGAGCTTCTCGCCGGCGCGACGACAGTGCTCTCCACGCCGGATGCCGCTTCCCGCATTCCGGGGGTGACGGGTCTCGTGCCCTGGCAGACGACGCTGGTCGGTGCAGCGGAAGTCGAGGCGGTTCCCGCTCTGCACGGGCCGAACGGAGCGGAAGAGATCTCCGGCCCGGTGACCGGCTTCGTCCTTCGCGCGCCGGGCGCGCCGGTGGTGTACGTCTCAGGCGACAACGCGTCGACGGACATCGTGGCCGAGATCGTCGAGCGCACCGGGCCGATCGATATCGCCGTGTTGTTCGCGGGCGCGGCCAACGTCGGACGGTTCGGCGATGTCGACGTCACCCTGAACGCGCGCACCGCCGTGATCGCCGCACAACTGCTGGGCGCTGCTCGTGTCGTGGCGGTGCACGCCGAAGGGTGGGATCACTTCAGCGAGACCCCGGAGAGGCTCGCGCGCATGTTCGACCGCGCGGGTCTTGCGGATCGGCTGACGATTCCCACGCGTGGCAAGTGGTTCGAGGTCGCCTGA
- the tpiA gene encoding triose-phosphate isomerase: MAGVNRVPLIAGNWKMNLDHLQSIAFVQKLAWSLKDARHDFNAVEVAVFPPFTDLRSVQTLVSADKLPIVYGAQDVSEHASGAFTGEIAAPFLAKLDCSYVIIGHSERRTLHGESDENVAAKTKAAIASGVVPLICVGETADDLEKHGASAVPVAQLAAVLDSIPKGSDFVVAYEPVWAIGSGQAATPEQAEQVCAALRSTISEQLGEEAAAATRILYGGSVKADNIAGFMRQPNIDGALVGGASLDVEGFSAIARYQKHVGV; the protein is encoded by the coding sequence ATGGCAGGCGTGAACCGTGTTCCGCTGATCGCGGGCAACTGGAAGATGAACCTCGATCATCTCCAGTCGATCGCCTTCGTGCAGAAGCTGGCGTGGAGTCTCAAGGATGCCCGCCACGACTTCAACGCCGTCGAGGTCGCGGTCTTCCCGCCCTTCACCGACCTGCGCAGCGTGCAGACCCTCGTCTCGGCCGACAAGCTGCCGATCGTCTACGGAGCGCAGGACGTCTCGGAGCACGCCTCCGGCGCCTTCACCGGTGAGATCGCCGCGCCGTTCCTGGCCAAGCTCGACTGCTCCTACGTGATCATCGGTCACTCGGAGCGTCGCACCCTGCACGGCGAGAGCGATGAGAACGTGGCTGCGAAGACGAAGGCGGCCATCGCCTCCGGCGTCGTCCCGCTCATCTGCGTCGGCGAGACTGCGGACGACCTGGAGAAGCACGGCGCCAGCGCCGTTCCCGTCGCCCAGCTCGCGGCCGTGCTCGACTCGATCCCGAAGGGCAGCGACTTCGTGGTCGCCTACGAGCCCGTGTGGGCGATCGGGTCGGGGCAGGCCGCCACGCCCGAGCAGGCGGAGCAGGTCTGCGCGGCACTGCGCTCGACCATCTCCGAACAGCTCGGCGAGGAGGCTGCCGCGGCCACGCGCATCCTCTACGGCGGTTCCGTCAAGGCGGACAACATCGCCGGCTTCATGCGCCAGCCGAACATCGACGGCGCACTCGTCGGCGGCGCGAGCCTCGACGTCGAGGGGTTCTCGGCGATCGCGCGTTACCAGAAGCACGTCGGCGTCTGA